The Streptomyces sp. NBC_00510 genomic interval ACTGCCCGGACCCGAGGACCTGGGCGAGGGCCGTCCCTCCCCGTGAGGGGCCGCCCGGCCCCGGTTCCACTCTGACATGACGTCCGTATGTCAGGACTAACTCTTGACGGCTGCCCGGCCGGACGGCGAAGCTTCCAGCGGGACCACGGAGCTTCGCGGGCATCCGTACCACCGCCCTGACGGGCCGCCCTACCGAACCACGACCGGTCCGCGGCGACCGGTGAGAGGAGCCCTCCTCATGACTGCCCCCTCCCCCGTTCTGGACCGGATCCGGATCGGCTCCGCGCCCGACTCGTGGGGCGTCTGGTTCCCCGACGACCCGCAGCAGGTGCCCTGGCGGCGCTTCCTGGACGAGGTCTCCGCGTCGGGCTACGAGTGGATCGAGCTCGGCCCGTACGGCTACCTGCCGACCGACCCAGCCCGGCTCACCGAGGAGACCGCGCGCCGCGGCCTGAAGGTCTCCGCGGGCACCGTCTTCACCTCCCTGCACCGCGGGCCCTCGGTGTGGGACGCCACGTGGGAGCACGTCGGCCAGGTCGCCGCCCTCGCCCAGGCCATGGACGCCCGGCACCTGGTGGTCATCCCGTCCTTCTGGCGCGACGACAAGACCGCCGAGGTCATCGAGCCGCGCGAGCTCACCGCCGAGCAGTGGGGACACCTCGCGACCGGCATGGAGCGCCTGGGCCGCCAGGTCCGCGACACGTACGGCCTGGACATCGTGGTCCACCCGCACGCCGACACGCACATCGACACCGAGGAGCACGTCGAGCGCTTCCTCGACGCCACCGACCCCGGTCTGGTCAGCCTCTGCCTGGACACCGGCCACTACGCCTACTGCGGCGGCGACAGCGTCAAGCTCATCGAGACCTACGGGGAGCGGATCGGCTACCTGCACCTGAAGCAGGTCGACCCGGAGATCCTCGCCGACGTCGTCAAGAACGGGATCCCCTTCGGCCCGGCCGTGCAGCGCGGGGTCATGTGCGAGCCGCCGGCCGGGGTGCCCGCCCTGGAGCCCGTGCTGGCCGCCGCGCAGGGCCTGGGCGTGGACCTCTTCGCCATCGTCGAGCAGGACATGTACCCCTGCGAGCCGGAGCGGCCACTGCCCATCGCGCAGCGCACCCGGAAGTTCCTGCGCTCCTGCGGTGCCTGACGCACCGCCCACGAAAGGGAAGACACGCATCATGACGCAGCACGGACCGCTCGGGGTCGCCGTCATCGGCACCGGCAAGATGGGTGCCGACCACGTACGCCGCATCAACGACGTCGTGAGCGGCGCCCGGGTGACCGCCGTCGTCGACGTCGACGCCGAGCGGGTGAAGGCGGTCGCCGACGGCATCGAGGGCTGCACGGCCTACACCGACCCCGCCGCGGCGATGGCCGCGGCCGACGTGGACGCCGTCCTCATCGCCTCCCCCGGCCCCGCCCACGAGGCGGCGCTGCTCACCGCCTTCGAGCACGACCTGCCGGTGCTGTGCGAGAAGCCGCTCACGCCGGACGCCGCCTCGGCGCTGCGCGTGATGGAGGCCGAGCAGAGGCTGGGGCACCGGCGGGTGCAGGTCGGCTTCATGCGGCGCTACGACGCGGAGTACACGAAGCTCAAGGCCCTGCTGGACAGCGGTGAGCTGGGCCGGACGCTGATGCTGCACAACCGGCACCGCAACGCGAGCATCCCTCCCGGCTTCACCAACGCCAACCTCGTCAACGACTCGCTCGTGCACGAGATGGACGTGACCCGCTGGCTGCTCGGCCAGGAGATCACCGCCGTGACGGTCCTGCGCCCGCGCCCGTCCTCGAACGCGCCCGAGGGCCTGGACGACCCGCAGTTCGTGGTCTTCGAGACCGACGGCGGGGCCGTCGTCGACGTCGAGGTCTTCCTCAACTGCGGCTTCGGCTACCAGGTGCAGGCGGAGGCGGTCTGCGAGCGCGGCAGCGCCCGCATCGGCGACGCGCACGACCTGCTCGTCAACACCGCGGGCCGCTGGGGCGGCACGATCGCCCAGGACTTCGTGGAGCGCTTCGCCGACGCCTACGACCGCGAGGTCCAGGCATGGGTCGACGCCACCCGGCGCGGTGAGGTCACCGGCCCGAGCGTGTGGGACGGCTACGCCGCGGCGGCGATCTGCGAGGCCGGTGTCCGCTCGCAGAGCACGGGCGGGCGCGTCGAGGTCGAGCTGGTCGACCGACCGGCGTTCTACCACTGAGGGACGCAGGTCCCCGGTCACCCCGGATCCGGCGCGGGTGGGGCGGTTACTCCCTGGCCGCCCTGCCCGCGCCTCCACCCCACCCGTGAGAAAGGCACCCCGCACATGCGCGTTGTCCTCTTCGGCGTCGGGCGCCTCGGTTCCTTCCACGCGGCCACCCTCCACGCCCACCCCGAGGTCTCCGAGCTGGTCCTCGCCGACGCCGACGCCGCGCGGGCCGCCGAGGCCGCCGCACGGCTCGGTGCCGGTGCGCGGGCGGCGGCCTCGGTCGACGCGGCGTTCGCGGGCGGCGCGGACGCGGTCGTCATCGCCTCGGCGACCTCCGCCCACGCCGGGCTGATCACCCGCGCCGTGCGGGCCGGGCTCCCCGCGTACTGCGAGAAGCCGGTCGCCCTCGACCTGGAGTCCACGGTCACCGCCCTGCGTGAGGTCGAGGAGGCCGGCTCCGTCCTCCAGATGGGATTCCAGCGCCGCTTCGACCCCGGCTACCGCGCCGCCCGCGAGGCGGTCCGGGCCGGCCGCCTCGGACGGCTGCACACCGTACGGGCCCTGACCTCCGACATGGCGCCCCCGCCACCGGAGTTCGTACCGCTGTCCGGCGGGCTCTACCGGGACTGCCTGATCCACGACTTCGACGCGGTGCGGTGGGTCACCGGCCGTGAGGTCGTCGAGGTGTACGCCATGGGCGCCAACGGCGGGGCCGACTTCTTCCGTGAGGCGGGCGACGTGGACACCGCGGCGGCGCTCCTCACCCTCGACGACGGCACCCTCGCGACCGCCACCTCCACCCGCTACAACGGCGCCGGCTACGACATCCGCATGGAACTCGCCGGTTCACTGGACCAGATCGCGGTCGGCGTCGGCCCCCGTACGCCGGTCACGTCGGTGGAACCGGGCGCGGCGCCGGGCGTGCCGGATCCCTGGACGGGGTTCGTGGACCGCTTCGGGGACGCGTACCGGGCGGAGATCGACGCCTTCGTGCAGGTGGTGGCGGGCCGGTCGGAGAACCCCTGCGAGGGGCGCGAGGCGCTCGACGCGCTGCTCGTGGCGGAGGCGTGCGAGGTCTCGCGCAAGGAGCGGCGGCCGGTCACGATCGCCGAGATGACCGAGGTCGCGGAACGCGCCCGCAAGCGCGCGGGGTGACCGCACGGGGCGCCGCGGGCACGTCACCCCCGCGGTCCGCCCCGGGTGGCGTGATCAGGTACGCCGGTGCTTCCTGGGATGAGTCGGTCCCGGCTGTCCACGAGGGAAGAACCTTTCATGGCGATGAAGGTCCAGGCGCTGCGCACGCCTCGAGCGGCGGGGCTGGTGGGGATCGCGTTCGCGGTGCTGATCGGCGCCGCCATCGTCCTGGTCCGGGCCTCCATCCCCAGCGGTGAGGGCGCGCTGACCAGCTCGCCCCTCACCCTCTCCTCGCGCAGCGGGGTCCAGACGGCGCTGGCCCTCATCCCCTTCGCCGGCATCTTCTTCCTCTGGTTCATGGGCGCGGTGCGCGCGCACGTCGGCCCGGGCGAGGACAAGTTCCTCTCGACGGTGTTCCTCGGCAGCGGCCTGGTGTTCGTCGCGACGCTCTTCGGCGCCGCCGCCGCGGCCGGCAGCCTGCTGGCCACCACGGAGGTCGCCTCGCCCGGCCCCCCGCGGGCCGAGTTGTCGTACTTCGGGCAGCACCTCACCTACAGCCTGCTGACGACGTACTCGATGCGGATGGCCGCGGTCTTCGTGCTGTCGGCCTCCACCGTCGCGCTGCGGCTGGGGACGTTCCCGCGCTGGCTGGTGCTGCTGGGGTACCTCGTCGGCGTCACGCTGCTGTTCGTGGTGCCGAACGTGCGGTTGGCCGAACTGGTCTTCCCCCTGTGGGCGCTGGTCGTCAGCCTCCACATCGTGGTGGCGAGTTTCCGCTCCCGGCCGGCGGAAGCGCAGGCCTTCTGAGCGGTGACGCTCAGGAGGTCGTGCGGCGCAGCAGCAGCGTGACGAAGCCGAGCGTGCCCCGGTAGCCGTGCAGCCACTCGGCGCGGTGGACGGCGGCGGCGTCGAGGGCGGCGCCGCTGTCGGGGTCGGCGGGGTGGTCCAGGGCCCACTCGGCGAGGGAGCCGGTCCAGGACCACTCGTAGTCGTCCCACTCGCGGACGGTGCTGACGTGGGCGAGGACCGGGGTCCAGCCGTCCGCGACGATCCGGTCCACGGTGCTCGCCAGGTCCTCGTACTCCCCCAGCATCTCGACGAGTTCCGGGGTGGGTTCGCGCTCCCAGAATGCGTCGCCGACGATCACGGTGCCCCCGGGGGCGAGGTGGGCGCGGGCCGCGGCGAGGGTCGGCAGGAGACCGCCGAAAGCGTGCGCGGCGCCGACGCTGAGCACGACGTCGAAGGGGTGCGGCGAGGTGAACGCGCCCGCGTCCTGTTCGTGGAGCGTCAGCCGGTCGCCGACGTCCAGCGCGGCGGCCTCGCGGGCCGCCTTCCGCAGTGCCCCGGTGTCCAGGTCGACGCCCTCCGCGGTGACGCCCGGGCGGCTGTCGAGGGCCCGCAGCAGCCAGGCGCCCTCCCCGCAGCCGAGGTCGAGGACGCGTTCGTCGCCGCGGCGCAGCGCCCTGCCGAGCAGACGGCGCACGGTCGCGTCGTCCAGCGGTGCGGCGATGGGGTGGTGGGTGTGCGCGATGCGCGAGATGCGGCGTCGGTCCATCGGCGCAGCTTCGCAGGGCGGGCCCTTCACCGCATCCGGTTAATTCCGCGTGGCCGTGCAACGCGATCCGCGGCGGTGGCGGTTTCCCGGTTCGAAGGGCCGTCACGGGAGCACGGCCATCGCGGCCGTCAGGGCCGTCACGGGGAGAGGACGACCGAGATGGACAGGAAGACGGACACGAAGCCGGACCGGAAGACGGACCGGAAGACCGTCACGACGGCGGGCCGGCGCGGTCCGCGGCTACAGGCCTCACTCCTCGCGCAGCGCGCCGAACACCTGGTGGAACTCGGGGAAGGTCTTCTTCACGCAGCCGGGCTCGTCGAAGGTCACCCCTTCCGTGCGGAGCGCGGCGACGGCGAAGCTCATCGCGATGCGGTGGTCGCCGTGGCAGGCGATCTCGACCGGGGCGGGGGTGCCGGGGTGGATCTCGATCCAGTCGCGGCCGGTCTCCACCCGGATGCCCTGACGGCGCAGGTTGGCCGCGCAGACCTCCAGGCGGTCGCACTCCTTCACCCGGGTGTTGTAGACGTCCTCGATGCGGACCGGGCCGTCGGCGAACGGCGCGATCGCGGCGAGCGTCGGCATCGTGTCGGAGATGTCCCGCATGGTCGTGGTGATCCCGCGCAGGGTGCCGGTGCCGGAGACCGTGGTGGAGTCGGCGCCGGTCTCGACGCGGGCCCCCATGCGGCGCAGGACGTCGACGAAGCCCAGGTCGCCCTGGAGCGCTCCGGTGCCCAGTCCGGGAACGGTGACCTCACGGCCGGTCAGGGCGGCCGCGGCGAAGAAGTAGCTCGCGGTGGAGGCGTCGGGTTCGACGGCGTGGTCCGCGGCACGGTAGCCGCCGGGCGGGACGACGAGCACGCTGCCCTCGCGGCCGACCTCGACGCCGAAGGATCGCATCATGGCGATGGTGATCTCGACGTAGGGGACGGAGACCAGCCCCGTGACGTTGACGCGCAGTCCCTCGCGCATGAGCGGGCCGGCGAGGAGCAGCGCGGTGAGGAACTGCGAGGACAGGCTCGCGTCGAGGTCGAGCGCGCCGCCCTCGATGCCGTCGGCGGCGACGGTCAGCGGCAGGTGGCCCTCCGCCTCCTCGTGGCGCAGGTCGACACCGAGCTTCCGCAGGGCGGTGGTGAGCGGGGCGACGGGACGGCGGCGCATCTGGGCGGAGGCGTCGAAGCGGTAGGTGCCGTGCCCGGCCGCGGCGAGCGCAGGCAGGAACCGGGCCGCGGTGGCGGCGTCCCGGCAGTAGACGTCGGCCTCGGGGACCGCGGGTCCGGCGGGGCGTCCTTCGACGCGCCATACGTCCGGGCCGCGGTCCACGCGGTAGCCGAGCCGGAGCAACCCCTCCGCGAAGCCGTCGGTGTCGTCGGAGAGCAGCGGCCGCCGCAGTGTGGTCGTCCCCTCGGCCGCCGCCGCCAGGAACAGCGCCCGGGCGGTGACGGACTTCGAACCGGGGACGGCGACGACGGTCACGGTGTTCTCCTGTGCTGCCTGACGTGCGGGGACGCCCTGGTGAGGGGCACCGACATTCTAGGCGCCGGGCGAGCCGGGGACCGTGGGCGTGAAGCGCACGGGGAGCCGGCGCACGCCGCGCATGAGCATGCCGGGCAGCCAGTCCAGCTTCTCCGGATCGGCGTCGAGCGCGAGGTCGGGGCAGCGTTCCAGGAGGGCGCGGACGGCGACGCGTCCTTCGAGCCGGGCGAGCGGGGCGCCGAGGCAGTAGTGCAGGCCGTGCCCGAACGCGACGTGGCCCCGGGTGTCCCGGCGGATGTCGAAGCGGTCGGCCTCGGTGAAGCGGTCCGGGTCGCGGTCGGCGGAGGCCAGGGCGACGAGGACGGGTTCGCGGGCCGGGATGACGGTGCCGGCGACGTCGACCGGTTCGGTCGTGAAGCGGAAGGTGGCGGTCTCGACCGGGCCGTCGTAGCGGAGCATCTCCTCCACCGCGCCGTCGATGAGGCTCATGTCGGCCCGCAGGAGTGCCAGTTGGTCCGGATGGGTGAGCAGGGCGCGGACGCCGTTGGAAACCAGGTTGACCGTCGTCTCGTGTCCGGCGATCAGCAGCAGGAAGGCCATGCCGCCGAGTTCGGAGCGCGAGAGCCGGTCGCCGTCCTCGGAGGTGGTGCGGATGAGCGCGCTCATCAGGTCGTCGCCGGGCGCGCAGCGCTTGTCCTCGATCAGCTCGTGGAGGTAGGCCGCGAGTTCCTCGAAGGCCGTGCGCTCGGCCTCCGGCCCGGTCGGTGCGACGACCTCGTTCGACCAGGCGCGGAAGGCCGCCCGGTCCAGGTCGGGCACCCCGAGCAGCTCGCAGATGACCGTGATGGGCAGCGGGTAGGCGAGCGCCTCGACGAGGTCGGCGGTGCCGTCCGGGCGGGCCAGCATCGCGTCGAGCAGGGCGGCCGTGATCTCCTCCACGCGCGGCGCCAGTTCCTCGACCCGACGGCCGGTGAACTCCCGGGCCACCAGCTTGCGCAGCCGGGTGTGCTCCGGCGGGTCGGAGACGAGCATGTGGCGGCCGAGGAGTTCCTCGTCGTAGGAGGTCCATCCGAGTGCGCGGGAGTCCTTGGCGAACCGGGTGTCGGCGAGCGCGGCCCGGGCCTGGTCGTGGCCGACGATCAGCCACAGCTCCCCGACGTCGGCGGTGCGCACGCGGTGCACGGGCCCCTTCTCGCGGAGCCTGGCGTAGACGGGATAGGGATCGGCGGTGAACTCCTCGCCGTAGACCGTGAGATCGACCGTGTCCATGTGCCGCACGGTAACCCGGGGGTCCACCGCGACACGTCACCCTGCGGGACGAGACACCCCGGACGGTCTCATCCGAAGGGTTCAGCCGATCGTGGCGGTGCGCCAGGTCTCCTCGTCCGCCTCCAGCAGCGTGGCCAGGACGGCGGGGTCCGGCAGCGGCCCGTGGTCGGCCGGGACACGCAGGGCCGAGGCCGCGGTCAGATGGCCGAGCCGCAGGGCACGCTCCACGGGCAGGTCCCGCAGCAGACCGCTGAGGAAGCCCGCGGCGAAGGCGTCCCCGGCGCCGACCGGCTCGGCCACCCGGACGGTGAGGGCGGGCACGCTGTGCGCGTCGGTCCCGGTGAAGGCCGTGGCGGCACGGGACCCGTCCTTGACGACGAGGACACCGGGCCCGGGCAGCAGCTCGCGGACCGAACGGGCATCGGTGATCCCTTCGCCCCACAGGGCCTGGGCCTCGTCGAGACCCACCAGGACGATGTCGGCCCGGTCGGCGAGCGGCCGCAGGACGTCGGCGGCGGAGCGGCCGGTCCACAGCGCGGGGCGGTGGTTGACGTCGAAGCTGACGGGCCACGGGCGGTCGGGGCGCAGCGCCCGTTCGACGAGGGCGTGGCAGCCGGGCGAGAGGGCGGGCGTGATGCCGCTGAGGTGGACGAGCGCGGCTCCGCTCAGGGCCGGGTCGTCGAGCACGTCGGGGGTGAGCGCCGAGGCGGCGGACCCCGCGCGGTGGTAGTGGACGCGGGTGCCGTGCGCGCCCGGGTCCTTGAGCAGGAGCCCGGTGGGCCGTGCGGGGTCGGTGCGCACTCCGGTGACGTCGACGCCGCCCGCGGCGATCCGCGCGCGGATCCGCCGGCCGAAGGGGTCGTCGCCGACCGCGGAGACCCATCGGGCGGGGATGCCGTGGTCGGCGAGGTACAGCGCGACGTTGGACTCGGCGCCCGCGATGTCGACGCGCAGAAGGTCCGCGTCGTCCAGCGGCCCGAGGGGGTCGGGGGCGAGGGCGGCCATGGTCTCGCCGACGCAGACCACGGGTCCGGGTCGCAGCGGCCGGGGGGTGCTCATGGGGGGCTTCCTAGAGGGTGTCGGCGCGGTCCGCCGGGCGGTACGGGGCGGCCGGTGTGCCGGGGACGTCCACCCGGACGGCGAACACGGCGCCGTCGAGCGGTCCCGGGGCGGCCAGGCCGATGTGCGCACTGGTGACGAGGAGGGTCCGGCCGTCGGCGCCGCCGAGGCAGAGTCCGGCGGGCTGTCCGGCGGGCAGGTCGACGATCCGGTCGAGGCTGCCGTCCGGGAGGTAGCGGTGGACCTGTCCGGTGCCCCAGACGGCGGTCCACAGCCCGCCCTCGCTGTCGGTGGTCATCCCGTCGGGGCTGCCCTCGGCGAGGGTGACGAAGGTCTCCGGCGTGCCGGGGTCGCCACTGGCGGGGTCGACCGGATAGCGACGGATGACGCCCCGGGCGCTGTCGGCGAGGTACATGACGGTGCCGTCGGCGGTGAAGGCCGGCCCGTTGGGGATCGTGATGTCCCGCAGCACACGG includes:
- a CDS encoding sugar phosphate isomerase/epimerase; protein product: MTAPSPVLDRIRIGSAPDSWGVWFPDDPQQVPWRRFLDEVSASGYEWIELGPYGYLPTDPARLTEETARRGLKVSAGTVFTSLHRGPSVWDATWEHVGQVAALAQAMDARHLVVIPSFWRDDKTAEVIEPRELTAEQWGHLATGMERLGRQVRDTYGLDIVVHPHADTHIDTEEHVERFLDATDPGLVSLCLDTGHYAYCGGDSVKLIETYGERIGYLHLKQVDPEILADVVKNGIPFGPAVQRGVMCEPPAGVPALEPVLAAAQGLGVDLFAIVEQDMYPCEPERPLPIAQRTRKFLRSCGA
- a CDS encoding Gfo/Idh/MocA family oxidoreductase, with the translated sequence MTQHGPLGVAVIGTGKMGADHVRRINDVVSGARVTAVVDVDAERVKAVADGIEGCTAYTDPAAAMAAADVDAVLIASPGPAHEAALLTAFEHDLPVLCEKPLTPDAASALRVMEAEQRLGHRRVQVGFMRRYDAEYTKLKALLDSGELGRTLMLHNRHRNASIPPGFTNANLVNDSLVHEMDVTRWLLGQEITAVTVLRPRPSSNAPEGLDDPQFVVFETDGGAVVDVEVFLNCGFGYQVQAEAVCERGSARIGDAHDLLVNTAGRWGGTIAQDFVERFADAYDREVQAWVDATRRGEVTGPSVWDGYAAAAICEAGVRSQSTGGRVEVELVDRPAFYH
- a CDS encoding Gfo/Idh/MocA family oxidoreductase produces the protein MRVVLFGVGRLGSFHAATLHAHPEVSELVLADADAARAAEAAARLGAGARAAASVDAAFAGGADAVVIASATSAHAGLITRAVRAGLPAYCEKPVALDLESTVTALREVEEAGSVLQMGFQRRFDPGYRAAREAVRAGRLGRLHTVRALTSDMAPPPPEFVPLSGGLYRDCLIHDFDAVRWVTGREVVEVYAMGANGGADFFREAGDVDTAAALLTLDDGTLATATSTRYNGAGYDIRMELAGSLDQIAVGVGPRTPVTSVEPGAAPGVPDPWTGFVDRFGDAYRAEIDAFVQVVAGRSENPCEGREALDALLVAEACEVSRKERRPVTIAEMTEVAERARKRAG
- a CDS encoding class I SAM-dependent methyltransferase, whose amino-acid sequence is MDRRRISRIAHTHHPIAAPLDDATVRRLLGRALRRGDERVLDLGCGEGAWLLRALDSRPGVTAEGVDLDTGALRKAAREAAALDVGDRLTLHEQDAGAFTSPHPFDVVLSVGAAHAFGGLLPTLAAARAHLAPGGTVIVGDAFWEREPTPELVEMLGEYEDLASTVDRIVADGWTPVLAHVSTVREWDDYEWSWTGSLAEWALDHPADPDSGAALDAAAVHRAEWLHGYRGTLGFVTLLLRRTTS
- the aroA gene encoding 3-phosphoshikimate 1-carboxyvinyltransferase, whose protein sequence is MTVVAVPGSKSVTARALFLAAAAEGTTTLRRPLLSDDTDGFAEGLLRLGYRVDRGPDVWRVEGRPAGPAVPEADVYCRDAATAARFLPALAAAGHGTYRFDASAQMRRRPVAPLTTALRKLGVDLRHEEAEGHLPLTVAADGIEGGALDLDASLSSQFLTALLLAGPLMREGLRVNVTGLVSVPYVEITIAMMRSFGVEVGREGSVLVVPPGGYRAADHAVEPDASTASYFFAAAALTGREVTVPGLGTGALQGDLGFVDVLRRMGARVETGADSTTVSGTGTLRGITTTMRDISDTMPTLAAIAPFADGPVRIEDVYNTRVKECDRLEVCAANLRRQGIRVETGRDWIEIHPGTPAPVEIACHGDHRIAMSFAVAALRTEGVTFDEPGCVKKTFPEFHQVFGALREE
- a CDS encoding cytochrome P450 — translated: MDTVDLTVYGEEFTADPYPVYARLREKGPVHRVRTADVGELWLIVGHDQARAALADTRFAKDSRALGWTSYDEELLGRHMLVSDPPEHTRLRKLVAREFTGRRVEELAPRVEEITAALLDAMLARPDGTADLVEALAYPLPITVICELLGVPDLDRAAFRAWSNEVVAPTGPEAERTAFEELAAYLHELIEDKRCAPGDDLMSALIRTTSEDGDRLSRSELGGMAFLLLIAGHETTVNLVSNGVRALLTHPDQLALLRADMSLIDGAVEEMLRYDGPVETATFRFTTEPVDVAGTVIPAREPVLVALASADRDPDRFTEADRFDIRRDTRGHVAFGHGLHYCLGAPLARLEGRVAVRALLERCPDLALDADPEKLDWLPGMLMRGVRRLPVRFTPTVPGSPGA
- a CDS encoding sugar kinase yields the protein MSTPRPLRPGPVVCVGETMAALAPDPLGPLDDADLLRVDIAGAESNVALYLADHGIPARWVSAVGDDPFGRRIRARIAAGGVDVTGVRTDPARPTGLLLKDPGAHGTRVHYHRAGSAASALTPDVLDDPALSGAALVHLSGITPALSPGCHALVERALRPDRPWPVSFDVNHRPALWTGRSAADVLRPLADRADIVLVGLDEAQALWGEGITDARSVRELLPGPGVLVVKDGSRAATAFTGTDAHSVPALTVRVAEPVGAGDAFAAGFLSGLLRDLPVERALRLGHLTAASALRVPADHGPLPDPAVLATLLEADEETWRTATIG
- a CDS encoding SMP-30/gluconolactonase/LRE family protein, producing MTATASPAVLGTDRLELGEGIRWTDGRAVLTDILSGRLLAASGGPAAPHTLIAQLPCPLGAVAPVQGRPGHWVAAAGTGICRIDPAGRAEWIARPEDDAPAPMRMNDGVADPHGRFWAGSMAYDTTEDAGSLYRLDRDGRVTRVLRDITIPNGPAFTADGTVMYLADSARGVIRRYPVDPASGDPGTPETFVTLAEGSPDGMTTDSEGGLWTAVWGTGQVHRYLPDGSLDRIVDLPAGQPAGLCLGGADGRTLLVTSAHIGLAAPGPLDGAVFAVRVDVPGTPAAPYRPADRADTL